The genomic segment atatatatatatatatataaaaaaaataaagtgggcccttttttaaaaaaaaaaatcactcgcTTTTTTTTTTGTCACGTCGGCCACAGggggtgaatttaattcacttgaaagttcttaagaggggtaaataattacccagttagtttagggtctaaagtaaattttgaTGACAAGTTCGGGGGTTTTGACGTCTTTTCTCTTCAACAGAaagttaatgaaaaataaaagatacaagAAAAAGGCACCATAACCCAGTTCAACCAATAACTATATCTACATGTTtcattcaaacaatttattttattcaagtactaaacaacaacaacaacatacccagtttatacccacatagtggggtatggggaggatagagtgtacacagaccataccactacctcaggtgaagttgagaggttgtttctgatagacccccatcTTAGAACCGATaccagtataacaaacacaaaagctAAGTGCAAattaaactaacaccgctagcaaCAAGATAACACTACAATCCACAAGACAAAAATAAGAACTATCTAactgaaataatagatatcacACAACACCACGAATAAAAACTACAGACACAAAAGAACGCTTCCTTATTGTTACCGACGCACtctcaccccctaaccctctactcTAATCCACGtccttcacaccttcctatcCGGGGTCACGTCCTCTGTAAGttataactgctccatatcatgcctaatcacctccttttaatatttttttggtccacatctaccccgcctaaaatcatccatagctaGTGTCCCATACCTCCGCATTGGAGTATTTGAGCCCCTCCTtatcacgtgcccgaaccaacaTAACCTCATTTCTCGCATCTTATCCTCTACCgaagcaactcccaccttctcccgaataatctcattccttaccctatctttcctagtaagttcacacatccatcgcaacatttgCATCTtcaccaccttcaacttttggatgtgggagttcttaactggccaacattccactccatacaacatagccagccggactgccactctgtagcacttacctttaagctttggaggcaccttcttatcatataaGACTCCCAAAGTGAGCCTTCATTTCAACCACCTTACCCCAATACGATgcatgacatcctcgtcaatctcgccattgccctaaatcatagaccccagattcTTAAAACTCTCCTTCTTCTGAATGACCTGCGATTTCAGCTTCACCATCACTCCATCCTCCTGCGATacctcactaaacttacactccaagtactccgtcttgatTCTACTcaaccgaaatcctttagactcaagagtttgtctccaaatctccaacttatcattaattCCACTACCAGTCTTGTCAATCAGTATCTCATCATCTGTAAATAACACACACCAAGGCACTTGCCCTTGAATATGTctcgtcaaaacatccatcactaaggtaaataaaaatgaactaagataTGACCCTGGTGCAACCCTACCAGAACTAGAAAGTGCTCTGAATCCCCACCTAttgtcctcacacgagtcttcgccccatcatacatgtcctggatcgacctagtgtacgccaAGAGCACCCCTCTatcctccaagcacctccacagaatctctaTCAGAACTTTACCATAAGCCTTCTCtagatcgataaacaccatgtgcaagttcttcttcttctcccgaaactgctccactaatctcctcacgagGTGAATGGACTCAGTGGtcgagcgacctggcatgaaaccgAATTTATTCTCAGAGATATTTATGATCCTTCttatcctcaactctaccaccctctcccaaaccttcatagtatgactcaacaacttaatgcctctatagttgttgcaaatCTGAAtatctcccttgttcttatataaagaaaATATCATACTCCACCTCTATGCTTTCGACATCTTTGCCATCTTAAAGATGATATTAAACAACCTTGttaaccactccaaacctgccctACTAGTtttcttccaaaaatccactgaaatctcgtctggccccgccgcatcctgcgaatagcccccttgacctcctcaaccttgatcCGACTACAATAACCATATCGCAAAATTCCTTAGATTTCTCCAAGTCCCCCAAAACGAAAACTTTGTGCCCCTCATCATTTAAAAGTTTATGAAAGCAGGACTGTCACCTCTCCTTAATAAGGCCATCCTCAACCAACATTGTACCATCCTCTCCCTTGATaaacttcacttggtcaaggtcacgagccctccGTTCACTAGCCTACTGTCTTAGCCGCTGTAAGCGCAACTTTGGCCTCTTTTCTAGCaaccttatactcctccttattctttTGTCTTGCCTCATCATCCTTGatctccaccaacttagcataagccatcTTCTTAGATTCCACCTTCCTCTTAACCTCTTtgttccaccaccagtctcctCGATGCTTGCCCGATCGACCTCTCGAGACTTCCAACACCTCTTTAGCTGTCTCTCTAATACAACTGAcagtcgtctcccacatactatccatatCCTCTTTACTCTCCCAATCCCCCTTACTCCTCAACTTCTCCCCTAtttccaaagcactagccaaagtcaagctaccccacttaatcctgggttGAGCCTCCACACTCCTCTTCTTCTTGCTcttattgataaccaagtccatcaccagcaACCTATGCTGAGTCGAAAGATTTTTGCTAGGTAACACTTTATAGTCTTTACATAGCGCTCTATCACCCttcctaaggagcaaaaagtctatctgagtcttggccactgaactatGAAACGTGATAAGGTGATactccttcttcggaaagctcgaatttgctatccacaacccaaaagccctagaaaaattcaaaagagaaGCTCCTCTTTCATTCCACTCCCCAAAATTGAAAccgccatgcacatcatcataacctctcgataaagacccaatatgcccattaaAATCCCCTCCCACGACAAGCCTCTCAGTGCTCGAGATACTACTCACTACCTCATCTAAAACCTCTCAAAAgtccttcttctcctcctcatcTAAACCTACTTATGAGGCGTAGGCACTAATAACGTTCACCGTAGAccctccaatgaccaacttaatagacatcaacctatcactaactctctgaacctctaccacctgctccctaagttcttcatctactaaaataccTACCTTATTTCTATGTCACACGCTACCCGAAtaccacaacttatatccatccgCATCCCTCGCCTTAGTGCTTACCTATTTAGTTTCCTGAACACACGCTATACTAACCCTCctttttctaagaatcttcaacagctctatagacttaccctgcaaagttcctatgttccaagacccaactTATAACATAAATGCTTCTTTATCCCTCCTAACCTTACTACCTCTTTcccctaacctcaaactcgatCCTAGCCCCGACCCAGACCCAACACTACCTAACCCCAACCCCAacctatgacatgaccctagtcTACCATCGCCAATCACAACCACTATGCAAATAGGGGAAGAAGGATGAAAACAAAAGTGAAAAGAGATAACAGAGGGGATAACGAAAACCAATAATATATGGAAAGCAACAAAACCAATAATACAATACAAGTTTTGATAACCAACAATCAATAACAGGAACTGTACTTCATATAACAGGTTTGAGATCACATTCACACCTCCAAAACATATATAGCAATCACAAAATttacaacaaaataaattgaTACTTAgaccaaaaatagaagaaatggtTACACTAAAAATAGTCCAGAATAATTGACTTTGACATTGAGCTTGATTTCTTACTCCTCTACATATCATTTGCTTTGACACAGTTCCTAcaataagaaatgaaaaaaaatagttgttcttagtattatattatagtaaattatagtagtagtaaaataaaAGGCGAGGAGTGAACCTTTGGTAGTAGCAAAGAAAATGGAGCATATATGCCTCAGTCTAGTGGAGATACGAACCGGCACAATGATACATGTAATTAGGACACTTCTGATTTGATCGATGAAGAAAGTCAAATTACTCCTAACTCCATCTTAGAAGATCTATTAGAATGCAGAGGTTCATCTTGCTCAAATAATGTcatgagaaatttttttatttcacactATGATCGTAtggtcaaaaataagaaaaagagcaGTGATTTTTTCCTTGGCCTTGTGCTTTCATTGAGCAATAGGAGAAAGGGAGACCCTCAAAGATCTTCActttcttgaaaataaaataataataataatatatactaGTCAAATATCCTCAAACCTTTTGCAtttttaaaactgaaaaaaacaccccccccccacccccccaaaaaaaaaaaagatatgagtaATTAAGAGgatataattatgaaataaatattaaaattttattagattaaattgtgaaaataactttaaaaaaggagaaaaaatataaatgtcaATGAAAATCATTGAGGGGTGCcattctcctttatatatatatactagtatacgtacccatgcgataaacaaataatattaaaatattatttttaattatttaatattgacATATCTCGTTCCAGCATACTAAATcatattactttaaaaaatttaagtgtcacattatttatcaataagaaaataatttagaaaagaaaacaacTCTAACCCTAACCATCTCCACCCACGCCCcctcttcaattttaaatataataaattatttaatattaaataattattaattttgttttcgGAATTTTACCTTTATATTcttaataaattaaaacatgtaaTTACAATCCTTAGTTCCTTACCttcatttcatattttcattttttttgttttaatctatCAATTGAACTTCAATAACTAACTACACTTTTTTATAAAATgattttatctttcaatttcatttcAAAGCACTTAATTATGTCAATTTCAAAATCTCtaatccaaaatttaaatttgaccACTCTCAGTTCAATAAACAAAGCACATACAATTTAgaactttttataattttcaaataaagtttaattgctcataattttttcattgtttaattgtatcattaataatttaaagtattttatttatacgtattcttatatcttctaaataaatttaattaaaatctcCTATACCCCTCTCAAAATCATCCATCCCATCAcccctcaatttttattttattctttttaacttCTAAGTTTTTTTCTTTACCCTACCCAACCTCCTACCCCAACTCGCCCTCCTGGATCCCCCAACAGctaaaagttatttattttattttttcaataagaaattttttttcttaacaccATCCACCCCACCATGAAACccgcttttaaaaaaaaatatatttttagaaaactttttctaaccccaatttttttttaaattctttaatttataatttttaagaatCTTTTTTCCTATCCCACCCCAACTAAACCTACATTCACCCACCCCTACCTCCACCCCCTTACACCATTCCTACTTATTTCAATTCACTCCGTTCATATTTATCTCTTTGTCActattcatttttattgtttaGTATTAGAACTTATATATGcgtttagaaaaatattttttatttgcgtcgcaaacaaaaaatataagtaagaaataatttgttttttttttaaaatatttttcatgaaaattatattCCTTCATAATAACACATccataaaatcattaaaaaaaaatgcaataataaaagataagaatGATGTTAcacaaaatcttgaatttttttttttataaataggaaatattatatataaatgatagtacttttgttattattactattattattattactactactactactattattgttatcttattgttattgttgttattgttattgttattgttattgttattgttgttgttgttgttattgttattattgttattgttattattgttattattgttgttattattgttattattattgttgttgttattgttattgttgttgttgttattattattgttcttgttgttgttattattgtaattgttgttgtatactgttgttattattgttattattcttgttattcttgttattattgttattattcttcttcttcttcttcttattattattattcttcttcttcttcttcttcttcttcttcttcttcttattattattattattattattattattattattattactactactattattactactactattactactagtattactattattattactactagtattactactattattactactattatcagaaaatagttagagtttatttaggactcttcaACTATGGTTGCTAGGTTTAAGCTAATAAaaatcctttatttttcttttaaagtattattattttcaaattcaaatatataataaagattttattatattttcaaattcaactaattataaagattttattacaatacttttaaatttgtcctaaaaactgcCACGTGGTTTCTCTGCATTTTACCACGTGGCTTCTTTTGGTGCTtcatcctctgctttataatatatatagatatattgattTGTAAGGTTTTATTTAGTATACATCTAAATTATTGATTGTCTTACAAACCTTCCAAAacttgttattttaatatgttgaGTCTCCCCTCGTAGTTCACTTGGCACGAAAACTAAGTGCAAACTCAATAAGGTGCGTGAGGGACAAAATTTTTTGTCACATTATCTTATTCAATGgtaaaaaactgaaaaatcatcatttttttaaatttttttcatagttTCAAAGCCCCATCTCTCTCCTCTTTCTATTTATTCTCCCTTCTCCACCATCACttccaaaatttctcaaaataatttcctttcAATATGAATTCTATGTTTTAAATCAAATCTCTAATCGAAATAGTAACTGGAATCTAGTATGAAGCACTAACCGGACAACCTCATATTTTCacacaaagaaaacaaacaaaaaacactttttttaaaaaaataatagctTACTTAATCAAAAATAATGCAATCCAAACATTAAATATTCACTCAAAGCTTCCaacttttctctattttggagcagaggaaaactcaaaaatttaaCCCTTATTCACTAAAAGCTTACGCAAAAGCTTTTAGAGAGTGAAAGTGAGTGATTTTTGATATAGGGTAAATATAAAAGAGggtatgatattatttatacaCGTGGACATACACAGGCCATTATTCCACCGTATACGCATGTGTAGAGAAAGCACATGAGGTGGGGTTTAAGACAACCAGTACTAGTATAGGTAGTTTAGGTGTTCACTAAATAAAACATTACAAGTTCGGGGCTTTTTAAAACTACTCTCTAAAATCTATTCTgactttaaaagataaatattgtATGGAGTATCAAAGCTAACATTTATAAGAACTCAACGAGTAGGTATTTTGCAGCATGTTCTCTCTCTTCGGACATATAATTTATACAATATGTCGCTGCTAGACAATGTTCATTAAAGGAACAGTTCAATCTAACTTAAAACTCTTAAAACAAATGTTAATTGTTCTAAAGAAACACAAAACAAAATCCAGAATAATGTAGCAGAGCCTAGTTTGAGGAAGGAGTTGCAAATTGAGTGCACCACGAAGTAAAAAAGGGCTCCAGCTTCTGCGTGCTGGTGTAGTTTGACAGATTTATCTTTTGCAAAAGCTAGTAGCTAACCAGCATCATGGTTGAACTGCAAAGAGCATAGAGTTATTTAATCATAGAGAAGCAGCGAAACAAACCAAGAAGTGAGGAGAAACTGTACAAACTCACATCAGGCAAAGCTACGATTTGCATCTACATTTACTTCTACTCCTGACTTGAAACCATCGTTATCTGCTAGCAAACTTCCGTTAGATCCTTCAGGGGATTCAACTATCTCTGCCTTCAGCCTCTCGTGCTTCTCCTTCAATTCTGGAAAACTCATAGCCTGTGCAAGACTTTGCTTTATTTGCTGTTCTAAGGACTGAATTTTTGCTTTTGACTCAGCATCTGCTGTCTTTCCAGCCTTCGCTACCTCTATCTTTAACAACTCAATCTTGTTTTTCAAATCTGTGGAGCTAACAATGTCTTCCATAACCGTCGTAATTTCATTGTtgaattcatcaatttttctcttgGCCTCAGGAAGTGATGTTGGGCTGACATTCAAGCCTAGAGATTCGAAAACGCCAGCAAATTCTGTCTCCATTTCGTTCTTCAGTTGCACAATTTTCTCCTTTAGTCCCTGGTCTAGATCCATAGCTGTTGACACCCCAGTACTCTCGATTTCAGCCTTCAATTTGTCAAACTTCTCCTTCAAATCAGGGCGATTCATGACTTCTTTCAACCTCTTATTGATCTCCTCCTTCAACTTGTTTACCTTGCTATTTTTCTCCGAGAGTTTCTGAGCTTCAGACATTTCTTGTAACATATCAAGCTTATTCTTTAGACTAGCATAATTTGGAGCAGCAGAAATGTTTCTGTTGAATTCGTCCTTAAGCTGGTCAAGCTTTTCCTTCAGAACAGGATGTATTGACTGGTCGTTTGAGTTCCTTGTTTTTGCAAATTCTTCTCGCGCCATGACAAATTTTTCCTCCAACCCAAAAGCTTTAGCAGCCTCAGAAAATTCAAAATCGATttctcttcttaatttttttatcatctcATTCAAGCCTAACTCTGGAATCTTTCCAGTCGATTCTTTTGCTTTCAGGATCTCTTGCTTCAATTTTTCAACCTCATCCATTAACTCCACATCCGGAATCCCAGGTGGAAGAATaggttcttctttctttttcatgttgACCTTCCTTTTTGGATCAATGGGAACTCCCTCCTGGAAGCCACCAAGTTTTCGGAACTTAAGCATCCTGTGCCTTAACAACTCTTGGGTGTCCATTTTCGTAAGTTCCTACAAGGATGGATTGTGTGTTAGCAACTTAGCTTAAAGTAAAGTATCAGGAAATAGAGATCTTGATATACTTACATCCATTGATTCTTCAATTGCAATTTTTATCTGCTGTGAAGTCCAATATGGATCAGCATGTGCACCACCAAGAGGCTCCTGCAACACGATATAAATCATTATTTACCGCAGATAAAAGTGAATCACTCTTCCGTCTCAAATGACATTTATACGCCCAAAATTACCAATTTTCAAGGAATAGTTCGCAAGGCAGATAATAAGCAATATAGTAAtttaaattaccaaaaaaaattatgaaactttAGTTATGACTTTGCAAGAGATTGCAAGGGCTAGAAATTGAAAGCAACTGGCAGTCAGAGAAATTcacattttcttcttttacttttttgtcTTTTAAATTTGCTAATTAATTGGAACAAAACACAAGTAATAATGAAGAATGAGAAGTTGATCAATTAGCCAAATAGAGCAATGAGGAAATATTACAGGGATGGAACCATCGGCAATTTGAAGCCTGCACAGCTCTTGAGCAGTTATCTTGAGTTTCTCAGCAGCCTGAAATGAAATGAAGCATACTCAGCAACAATTTTCACAGCTTTGCTTGATTAACAATTCTAATTTTTAACTATAGCAACCTTAGGAGAAGCTTTTGCGGTCTTCCATAAAATTGCTGCACATGCTTCCGGGCTGTGAATTACAAGTGAGATATGAAATCAACATACATCACTATTTACTATGATATCAAGAACAATATACATAAAAGTGGATCTGACCAGGTAAATTAAAAGTAACAAAATTGAAGTACCAAAACAATCTGATTTACGGATTAAGGGTGCATTACAAGAAGATATTCACCAACTGTATTTCCTTTTTGATAGTCATATTGCCAGAAAGAAGATTGCCCTCCCAGGTTTGTTTTCCACACAGCTTAATGATTTAAAATAGGGTCGATAGTCCACCAAGCTTATTGATTTAAAATAGGGTCAGTAGTCCACCAAAACTAAGAACATAAGGAATATGGATTCAATGATTCAGCATTACAACAAACCAAACATAGATTATGCTTGTCAAGTATTTGTTGTCTTGTGTTTCATAGATATGAGTTGATGTATTGAATTTGTTTCAGAAGTAGACATGGCCTACCACCTTCAAAATTGAAGAGCTGAAACtacaattttctattttatttatttattcattttttaagataAACTGGTGTTTGAGCCAACTTGTGCACACCTTGACTATTCTGTCAGGTACCTGCTACCTTCCACCTAACTCACACCAGCGAAGATTCTGGGTTTCAATGCTGGCCAAGGCTTAGGTGGATGAGAAGCTGAAGCTGTGAATTGATAGGatagtttcatgagagcttatGATTATAAAGGAAAGGATGATGGTCATTCACCACAAAATTAGCCTACAAGCAGTATACAGATATCTACAtccatctcaaaattatatctgATAACACTAATTTGTTCATAGTAAAGTCAACAGTTTGAGAGGCACCTGGCAACATAGAAGACAGCATTTTCAAGCATTAACAATTTATTAGCACAACCAATAGCCAGAGCTCCACCAGAACCTCCTTCTCCCATTACAATAGAAATAATTGGTACTTTCAAACCAAACATAGTCCTTAAGTTATGAGCTATGGCTTCCCCCTGCATGCAAGAAATACAAACTATTCAGTTAGCACTAACCAATGGGGAAAATGTATGCTATAGCAAAGTTGTGTTACATACTTGGCCTAGTTCCTCTGATTTGAGGTCAGCATATGCCCCTGGTGTGTCAATGAAAGTGATAATTGGGAATCCGTGATGATCAGCATAGTACATCATTCGCAGAGCCTTCCTATAACTGTTTAACAAGTATTTTTTCTTACTATTGTAGGCTCTCATACAAAAAAGGGGTGGAGCTAAACTCCTACAAAAATATTCCAAGCTCAAACATAACGGAACCACACATACCCATGGGGTGTAGGCATCCCAAAGTTACGTTGTATGTTCTCCTTTGTGTTTCGCCCTTTTTGATGACCCATGAACATATAGCTTCTACCATTTATTGTGCCAAGGCCTGTGACAATGGCAGGATCGTCATACCCAGCTCGGTCACCATGAAGCTCCACAAACTGCAAGATAGgcaattatgattttacattgTTAGAATTTCCAACAGCAATAATGGAGAGGAGAACAGAAATAGAGTGCAATTTTAAGTTTATTGGTGAGAAATAAAGACATTGAATTTATTTGACCTTCTCAGTAATATTAAAGACATGATCAAGGAAAGTTGGCCTGTTAGGATGCCTTGCAATATTCACTCTCTGTATAGGAGTCAGATGTGTGTATAGATCTTTTAGAGCCTGAAAAGGAAGGTAAAGATGTCATCATTACCAGCAACACTATATTGTTAGCTAAGATAATTTGACCTTCAAGGTAAGAGCTAATAAAATGGTCTCACATTCATAACTTTGTACAAACatcaaaaaagaacaaaaaagcaAGTAGCACAAACACGAATATTTTCTATCCTTTATCCAAGCATCCAACACAAAATCAAACAGTAGACAGTTCTATTACAaaaagttcaattctttattagAGATCAgaatattattatttccatgTGGCTTTCCTAGATTGCCCTAGTTGTCTTCTTAAGTTCCCCCTAACATGCGTTTGAAAAATATACATCCTTTAGAGAGcattaaatgatgatgatgatgatgatgcactcAGAAGTGAATTCACTAAAGGACCAACATTAGTTTCTCCACAACTGGTAACGTTTACATGGATTAAGACATATTTCTAGTAATGCAACAAAAATTTCTCATGAAAAAAAAGGGAAGCTCTGTCCAAATTttgctctttctttttcttcgatAATGATTATAGTAAAATACTTTAATTCATGTATAACATATTTTTCACAAAATAGCACACCTCTGCAAAAAATTTCTTAATGTGGGCATGACATTATAAATACTTTCTCATGGTATCAAACTATGAATACTGAAACTCAAAATAATCTGAAAAAGGAGTCTAGAAGGAGGATAGTGGAAACCCCTATAACACAAGTAATGCTTTCTTAATTAAAGAAGTACAATAAGCAACCAAAAACCAATATTTTGTTCTTTAATAAGTGGAAGGccatttattcattcaaaccTGTAGATATTTGTTCTCGAGTGAGATAATTTGATCACTGAAATCCAACCCAGTTTCATTTGCCATCTTCTGAACCTGTATTCGAGAAACAGTTACAATTGAAAAATTGCTCAATGTTCTATTTTGGTATCAGAGATAATCTTGAGACAAGAATTATGGCATTAGGTCATGAAACCTACATCAATGATTTTTTTCTGCAGATCCATAAGAGGTTTCTCAAAATCCAATGTCACcggcttttgcttttctttcaatGGCTTGAAAGGTGATAAATGACTGAGGACCCCACCCT from the Capsicum annuum cultivar UCD-10X-F1 chromosome 9, UCD10Xv1.1, whole genome shotgun sequence genome contains:
- the LOC107842797 gene encoding acetyl-coenzyme A carboxylase carboxyl transferase subunit alpha, chloroplastic isoform X1, with the translated sequence MASTSHPPVAFSGSLASQTSASDVLRSSRNGVCGVPLKALGRARLGSKKRDFTVSAKVRKVKKHEYPWPEDPDLNVKGGVLSHLSPFKPLKEKQKPVTLDFEKPLMDLQKKIIDVQKMANETGLDFSDQIISLENKYLQALKDLYTHLTPIQRVNIARHPNRPTFLDHVFNITEKFVELHGDRAGYDDPAIVTGLGTINGRSYMFMGHQKGRNTKENIQRNFGMPTPHGYRKALRMMYYADHHGFPIITFIDTPGAYADLKSEELGQGEAIAHNLRTMFGLKVPIISIVMGEGGSGGALAIGCANKLLMLENAVFYVASPEACAAILWKTAKASPKAAEKLKITAQELCRLQIADGSIPEPLGGAHADPYWTSQQIKIAIEESMDELTKMDTQELLRHRMLKFRKLGGFQEGVPIDPKRKVNMKKKEEPILPPGIPDVELMDEVEKLKQEILKAKESTGKIPELGLNEMIKKLRREIDFEFSEAAKAFGLEEKFVMAREEFAKTRNSNDQSIHPVLKEKLDQLKDEFNRNISAAPNYASLKNKLDMLQEMSEAQKLSEKNSKVNKLKEEINKRLKEVMNRPDLKEKFDKLKAEIESTGVSTAMDLDQGLKEKIVQLKNEMETEFAGVFESLGLNVSPTSLPEAKRKIDEFNNEITTVMEDIVSSTDLKNKIELLKIEVAKAGKTADAESKAKIQSLEQQIKQSLAQAMSFPELKEKHERLKAEIVESPEGSNGSLLADNDGFKSGVEVNVDANRSFA